The genomic DNA TTCCTTTTTTGTCTCAAAACTATTGGATTTTACAAGAGTTGGCACAAACTTTGTTTTTGGCGATCTTGGAAATAGACTATCAAATACAAACGCTTTTGAGAAAACAGTTCAAAATTTTCCATCAATTAACACCTTAGGAGAGCTTAATCTAGGTTTTTTTGCCTTTACTGTACTACCCGTTGTTATCTTTGTCTCATCCTTATCAGCAATACTCTATTATCTTGGAGTTTTACAGTTTGTTGTTCTAATATTTGCAAGAATTCTAAAGTATTTCCTAAAGATATCAGGAGCTGAATCACTAGCTACAACAGCAAATATATTCATTGGACAAACAGAGGCACCTCTTATTGTAAGACCCTATATACCAAAGATGACTAATTCAGAATTGTTAGTCCTTATGACTGGAGGAATGGCAACAGTCTCGGGAAGTGTACTTGTTGCATATATTGGTATACTACAAAAACACCCAATTATTGGACCAACAATAGGTGTACATCTAATCACTGCAAGTGTAATGGCTGCTCCAGCGGCAATAGTTGTTGCAAAGATAGTTTACCCTGAAAAACTAACACCTCAAACCCAAGATAGTGCTAAAATTAATATAAAAACAGATGATGTAAATATTATAGATGCTGCCTCAAGAGGAGCATTGGAAGGTTTACAATTAGCTTTAAATATTATGGGTATGCTTATTGCATTTATAGCTATTATTGCTCTTTGTAACTATCTAATTGGAACGTGTTTTGATAATGCTCTTTT from Deferribacterota bacterium includes the following:
- a CDS encoding nucleoside transporter C-terminal domain-containing protein codes for the protein MKSFNFKGVLFPVIILIIFIFYSLINAQEILVVIRSLCGIVILLFIAFIFSSNKNSIDYNTILWGISLQILMGFFVLNTSIGYEIFKDISFFVSKLLDFTRVGTNFVFGDLGNRLSNTNAFEKTVQNFPSINTLGELNLGFFAFTVLPVVIFVSSLSAILYYLGVLQFVVLIFARILKYFLKISGAESLATTANIFIGQTEAPLIVRPYIPKMTNSELLVLMTGGMATVSGSVLVAYIGILQKHPIIGPTIGVHLITASVMAAPAAIVVAKIVYPEKLTPQTQDSAKINIKTDDVNIIDAASRGALEGLQLALNIMGMLIAFIAIIALCNYLIGTCFDNALLALGIKPLHLSLEKIFAFIFWPFAFLIGVPVEECFKVATLLGEKLVINEFVAYLHLGKVMTSLSERSFILASYALCGFANFSSIAIQIGGIGGIAPNRRHDLARFGIRAMIGGTIVSYINAAIASIFIL